The following are encoded in a window of Penaeus vannamei isolate JL-2024 chromosome 17, ASM4276789v1, whole genome shotgun sequence genomic DNA:
- the LOC138864673 gene encoding uncharacterized protein produces MSSILCDISTPLQVKDRIHRMVIQPAMIYDMEMSPLTTRDTETKSGRNENKHMGTWPHIGRSREERSDSKKIGNHEHHAQCMEARRRWFGHVKRRAEEYAGRSLLERAPPGRRRRGRPKLRWIDYLRKDLEDIKPKEEDALDRETWRKRIAAAAL; encoded by the coding sequence ATGTCTAGCATCCTCTGCGACATAAGTACACCATTGCAGGTGAAAGACAGGATCCACAGGATGGTAATCCAACCAGCGATGATATATGATATGGAAATGAGCCCCCTGACTACCCGTGACACCGAGACTAAAAGtggcagaaatgaaaataagcacaTGGGCACGTGGCCACACATTGGAAGATCACGTGAGGAACGAAGTGATTCGAAAAAAATAGGGAATCATGAACATCACGCACAGTGCATGGAAGCCCGACGAAGGTGGTTTGGTCATGTGAAAAGAAGAGCCGAGGAGTATGCTGGGCGTAGTTTGCTAGAGAGGGCACCaccaggaagaagacgaagaggaaggccgaaacTGAGATGGATTGACTACCTTAGAAAAGACCTAGAAGATATAAAACCAAAGGAGGAAGACGCACTGGACCGGGAAACCTGGAGGAAGAGGATAGCTGCAGCGGCCCTGTAA
- the LOC138864672 gene encoding uncharacterized protein: MENNDENKEVYKLATKEAKKSAARAKARAYQVLYEDMENIDRQKWALRMVKHRDRNSKDIYQPKLIKDEKGNVLEYFNKLMNEENPRKNRQETQRVVEKETSKITTEEVEKSLKMKSGKALSPDNLPVEV, from the exons ATGGAGAATAACGATGAGAATAAAGAAGTATACAAGTTGGCAacgaaagaagcaaagaagagtgCTGCCCGGGCAAAGGCAAGAGCATATCAAGTGCTGTATGAGGACATGGAAAATATCGATAGACAGAAGTGGGCATTGAGAATGGTGAAGCACCGAGACAGGAACTCAAAGGACATCTACCAGCCAAAGCTGATCAAGGATGAAAAGGGCAATGTGTTA GAATATTTCAACAAACTGATGAATGAGGAGAACCCTAGAAAAAATAGGCAAGAGACCCAGAGAGTCGTGGAGAAAGAGACTAGCAAGATTACAACCGAGGAGGTGGAGAAATCTCTGAAGATGAAGAGCGGTAAAGCACTGAGCCCGGATAACCTACCAGTCGAGGTGTAG
- the LOC113809882 gene encoding craniofacial development protein 2-like, whose translation MANQNPDLARAFPTSNVQGHHRTLARNGRRLLYQQQIRLKKIAHRRKRKRVEEVRGTIQIATLNIGSLTGRGQEIVDLMNRRRINIICVQETKWKGCKVREIGNGFKLFYNGSDGKRNGVGIILNDNIKKGVLSVKRQSDRIIWMRVNIAGEIVNIMSAYAPQMGYDEEDLEEDLREIPE comes from the coding sequence ATGGCAAATCAGAATCCAGACCTGGCTAGGGCGTTTCCCACAAGCAATGTGCAAGGACATCACCGTACACTTGCGAGAAATGGACGACGGCTACTGTATCAACAGCAGATACGGCTAAAGAAGATAGctcacaggaggaagaggaagagagtagaggaggtaaggggaacaATTCAGATAGCCACCTTGAATATAGGGAGTTTGACAGGAAGAGGGCAGGAGATAGTGGACCTGATGAACAGGCGCAGGATTAACATCATTTGTGTCCAAGAGACGAAATGGAAAGGCTGCAAGGTGAGGGAAATCGGAAATGGCTTCAAGTTGTTCTACAACGGGAGTGATGGAAAACGTAATGGAGTTGGTATTATTCTGAATGATAACATCAAGAAAGGCGTCTTGAGTGTGAAGAGGCAATCAGATAGGATTATCTGGATGAGAGTGAATATTGCAGGGGAAATTGTAAACATCATGAGTGCTTATGCACCCCAAATGGGCTATGATGAAGAAGACCTAGAGGAAGATCTGAGGGAAATACCAGAGTGA
- the LOC113809875 gene encoding carbohydrate sulfotransferase 11-like isoform X2, which produces MRNTHLFVATALVITLLVISSVVQIANLDHGFQDLGNLEGPEARSDRLRNQVKKVCLALNISSPITEFQLSNILVDEETLTLYCSVPKVASTTMKKVFLRLTGGITSQEFLDIKERDIVHSHPLLKPLYLPRYAKIRSDMLASYRKLLYVRNPLARVVSTYRDKVERYTGRERVNFPQYLAGKLKEKFGLSSRHRRSLEDLVTFKNFVKLILAQDDDEMIIMDPHWRSIHEMCNPCAIAYDFIGQFEHLPDDAPFLLRWLGVGRALRRLPADEFRNGAAQVTHRYFSDLDAALKLSFFAKYFLDYVSFDYDFW; this is translated from the exons ATGAG GAATACCCATCTGTTCGTGGCAACGGCCTTGGTGATCACACTCCTGGTAATCTCTTCTGTCGTGCAAATTGCAAATCTTGACCATGGATTTCAAGATCTAG GTAACCTTGAGGGACCAGAGGCGAGGAGCGACCGGCTGAGAAACCAGGTCAAAAAGGTCTGTCTTGCCCTCAACATCAGCTCCCCCATCACGGAGTTCCAGCTGAGCAACATCTTGGTGGATGAAGAAACGTTGACGCTATACTGCAGCGTTCCTAAG GTTGCCAGCACAACCATGAAGAAAGTATTTCTGAGACTCACTGGAGGCATCACTAGCCAAGAATTCCTCGACATCAAGGAAAG GGACATCGTACATAGCCATCCGTTACTGAAGCCCCTCTACCTACCCAGATACGCCAAAATACGTTCGGACATGCTCGCCTCGTACAGAAAATTACTTTACGTTCGAAACCCGCTGGCCAGAGTGGTTTCCACGTATCGGGACAAGGTGGAGAGATACACCGGCCGCGAGAGAGTCAACTTCCCTCAATACTTGGCTGGAAAATTGAAAGAGAAGTTCGG TCTTTCTTCAAGACATCGCAGGAGTCTCGAAGACCTCGTCACCTTCAAGAATTTCGTGAAACTTATCCTCGCtcaggatgatgatgagatgataataatggaccCTCATTGGCGCTCCATTCATGAG ATGTGCAATCCCTGCGCCATCGCCTACGACTTCATCGGCCAGTTCGAGCACCTCCCCGACGACGCGCCCTTCCTCCTGCGCTGGCTGGGAGTCGGCCGCGCGCTCCGACGCCTCCCCGCAGACGAGTTCCGGAACGGCGCCGCGCAGGTCACCCATCGCTATTTCTCAGACCTTGACGCTGCGCTCAAGCTCTCTTTCTTTGCAAAGTATTTTCTCGATTATGTTAGTTTTGATTATGATTTTTGgtag